The Mobula hypostoma chromosome 1, sMobHyp1.1, whole genome shotgun sequence genome includes the window CCACTTATATATTCCATATTCTTTAGTGCAGAGCCGTGTGGGTCCACCTACGTATTCCATATTCCTTAGTGCAGAACCATGTGGGTTCAGCTGCATATTCCATATTCCTTAGTGCAGAATTGTGTTAGTCCACCTACATACTCCATATTCTCTAGTGCAGAACCATGTGGGTTTATCTACATattccatattccttcatgcaaaACCATGTGGGTCCATCTGCATATTCTATGTTTCTtaggagaccatttggcccattaaattGATAGTGTCCTATGGAGCCATCATTTTCTCCCTATAATTGATGATTACTCTCCTTATATTCCCACCCAGCTTCTAACACTTACTTATATTTTTGGACCAATTTGTGGTGGCCagaaggagaacgtgcaaactccacacagtcagcacTGGGAGATCAGGATGCAATCCCGATGGCTTGTGAAGCAGCAACTCTACGAGCTGCACCCGCTgccactgtgcgatcgagaatctccggaggggaaggcctcaaatcctcggctttgcctaccttgaaactaatggcattatgatcactagatgtacAGTAACATGTTCCCCTATATAATAAACTTCAGTCacatgccctgtctcattctctaataagAGATCTGGTATCACACTCTCTAGCTGAGACTTCTATGTAGCGaataaggaaattttcctgaacaaatTTGACAAACACTTTTCCATACAGCATTTTACAATATTGAGAGTCTCAGTCATTGTGACAGAGAAGATAATAGGGCTGCAAGTCAAGTTTGGGGTAAGTAGAATACCATTATTTGTTTGTACATCTTTATGGCAAACATAGTTAATTTCTAATGAAGAATAATTGACCAGGGACATGTTTCTCCACTAGATGCTGCCTTGACCTGAGTTTCTCTCCagcatttatttcagatttccagcatctagttTTCGCTTTAAAATTCAATATATGCATCTTTATGCACATTAGCAGCTATTTCTTGAGCCAAGTCAAAATCCAGTTTACTGTTATATACACAGTGCATATATGCATCTATGTGATGAacaacttacttgcagcagaatCACAGGCACATAGGATCATAATCAATATTCACAATaagataaacataaattatactcaTTCATAAAATACAATTAGAAGAAATAAAGCCCATTTTAGTGCCAAGTGGCCAAAGTGTTGCTTATCTGTACTGATTAGGGTTTTGCCATTTGGTTCAAAAACagaatggttgaagagaagttGCCATTCCAAGCTGgcggtgtgggacttcaggcttctgtgctgggatctttgatgacagatgttgCTTTGAGGAAGCACCTCTTGCAGATACAACCAGAGATTGAGAGGGATGCGCCTATtatgtattgggcagagtccactaaTCTCGGCAGCTTGTTATGTTCCTGTGCATTATGATTACTATACCAGATCATGATGCCACCTCTAAAATTCGTTCCCTAAATCTATACTAAATTCTCCTTTCCATTAAAAGTAAACATTATTAACTATCCCCGTATCTAATCAGTTTGAATTACTGCTAAGTGAATTCTTAAAGGACAAAGTCCACTTAAACAGTATCAGTCAACACAATAATTATTTTGGTAGTTTCAAAAATCAGTTATTTTAAAAAGGAAACTTACATGGTTTGGCAAACAATATAAAGTAAATGCACTCTGTTGGGTATTAGATCATACTTTATGATCATTAGGAAAatgggagaaaaaagaaatagaGTATGTTCAGGTTTTAGCTGGACATGAGATCTCCAAATTATTCCATGAAGATACCCTTTTCTTCCAGTTTGCCTGTGCAGTAAACATGAGATTTGGTGTTATGCCAAAGTCCATTGCTTTTTGTCATGGTCTACTATAACAAACAGAATAGCTAAAACCTTTTCAAAAAACCCTTCAAATTGTACTGACTACATTCCAAATGCTTTGCTTTTTTAAATTTAAGATACTGTGCTACTATCTGCACAAAATGGCTTGGCATTGTCATGAAGTTCAGTTTCTGCTCATATACTGAAATATGGGATAATAGATTGTACTTGTATACTACACTGGCAGGTCAGGAATCCTCAATTTCTTACATACATCTTTTTCAGACTGTTATGCGGGTGGGGAGAAGACATTTTGTAGAGTTGCCTTAGGTTAGCTTGGTGTACTGCAATAGCTTCATGTATTTTGAATGTACTTGTGAGGATACATCAGCATATTTGTTTTGCCCTTATACGATATACAAAATATGCAAATATCCAGGCTGAACCCATAACTTTTGGTCTTATGATTAAAATCTCAACGAACATTATCAGACTTCATATTACCAGGATGTGAAATGAAGTCTACACATTTTACAGATCCTCTGAATTAATGTACAGCCACTTTACCCTCTTCGTCTACCACTTCTCATAAATTAGACTGCtccaacagaaataatttttcattatAACACCTCCTCACTTTTTTACCACTTAATATGCGGTGATTTTGAGAGTGCTCCTATTGCAAAACAGTGGCATTTGGTTTTTGAATAATCCCAGGCTTTTCACCTGCACCattcttccaggaatcaattcCACATGTTAATCAGCAAGTTGGAAGGTTATGGATTTCAGTTCCATTCTAGAGAGGAGCACAAAATGTACAAAGAGCTTTTATTGCTGTATCTTGAGTGCTGTATCACTGGAAAATCTTAAGTTCTATGTACAAGAGTCATTCTAAAATAATTCCAATGCATCgaggtcaaatttattgtcattatgAACAAGCTTACTTGCAGCAGACCATGAGTTTCAAACCAATCACTGATGGCCATGGACTAGAGATGCAGAGAATGTTAAATATCTAGGTGATACTGTGTGTGGCTTGCACATTCTCACTAGTATTGAATCTCACAAAGCAATCTCATCCCATTCCCCAGACATGCTTATTTCTCCTCTTATCCTAAagatctgtttttttaaaaatggttaaTTGATGACTAAATTGCCACACTGTGAAGGTGAAGGGGTGTTGATGGCAATATGGGACAACaaattattgggaaaatttaatgGGGGAATAGTTCTGTaagtcagcacagactcaacagACTGAAATGGGCCACCTTGGTAATACAATGTCAAATATGCAAATAATGACTGATTTATGTTTCCAATATTAATGAAGTAGTCTATGTAACATTATAATCTTTACCAACATTATCTAGAAGAACAATTGTTGttacataaacacaggagattctgcagatgctggaaatctggcattttgtgtatattactcTGCAGGAAGTCAGTAGGTCAAACAGTTCATCAGGGCAGTTGTTACATCTAGATTTGATTAATGTGCAAATTGAGTGTCTAGTTTACAGATACAATCTTGTGATTCTTTCAAAAGGTTGCCCTGCACAGTTTATCAGGAGGGTGCAAGTCTATTGAAAGATTATAGAAACCTCAACAAGCAAAAGTGAATCCAAATAGATTGCCTAAGTTTGATATCAGCACTGTAACAATAGTAATTTTccatgatttaaaaaaacacaattataTCTTGGTTCTAAGCTTTGAATTTTTAAATCTAAAATGTGTTTGCTTCAGTCAGCAATTCCTACAACTGAGATTACAGTCATAAGTACTTGAACCAACCCAGTTTGTTATTCTTTATAATCTCAGTCAATTTAGCGAGTGGTAAGCTATGTCACAGAGAAGACGTTAATTGTCTGCACTGATATACTTCTGAAAAGCTACTTTATCTATGATTCAAAGATATGTGGACAGGTAGGTTGATAGGAAAGATTCAATGGGATATGGGCACCTTGCTTCACGACGGCTGGGTCAAAGGACCCATTCCACACAGCAGTACTCGATGACCAAGTAGAATGCAAATGCAAAAGGTTCACAAAATAACCTTTCACATGAAAGCTATGCACATGTTGTGAATGAATACTATGTAAAGTCAGAACATTTATTTAAGTGCAAACTCACATGAAATGTCTATTTTAATGGTACAATAAAAAGAATACAGTACTATGCACATTTTGTTAAGGTCACCTTGCTACATGATTAGTAAACAACTGCATGCTCAACTATGGAACTTTAGTGAAATGATAACTTACTGCTCtactgtcatttgcaaattttacAAAGTTGAATCAAATATACAGAAAATACATTCATAGTGTCCAATTGCACTGAAGCAGCATTTCAGTGGCAGCTGATTGGCACTGGTGTGACAATATTGAAGAACACAGATCTCCTGTCCAAGTTAGGCTGTATAAATCTGGAAAGCAGAATAGTGTCACTTTGTCAGCTCATGGAGTCGAGTTAAATGCTGCTTGGCTAATAAACCACTTCAATATGAAGTAGCCTCGCATGGTTCAATAGTGGTTTTTAGAACATTGTCAGCAATGAATGTAGTGCTGAGCTACTGTTGATTACTCCCTGCAGTGCTGGTCTCCCAAACATTTCAACAAACACGGTGATTTATGTGGAGTCGTGAAGCAGATGCTACTGCTGATAGTCTTGGAAAATAAAGTCCCCTGGATGCTGCATATACTTAGTATAACTGCTCCAGGTATGTTCCCACATTCTGCAGAAACAAAAACATTTTAAATCATTAAATTTTTCCTTGCATGAGCCTTAGAAGCTCATTTTAGAAACAAATCTGACATacaagggatgattgataagttcatggcctaaggtagaaggagtcaattttagaaaacctagcacatttatttttcaacatagtcccctcctacatttacacacttagtccagcggtcgtggagagAAGTTGGCGTTCTGGACCTCCagcagtggtgattgataagttcatggcctaaggtagaaggagatgagttctacagctcttgttacatgcacgggCCATTCAGctccttgagtgattatgcagaaagtttgaagttaataactcatctccttctaccttaggccacaaacttatcaatcacccctgctgtagaccacttctggaggtccaagacactgactttgacaaagaagggatccgtatgctccacaaccactggactaagtgtgtaaatgtaggaggggactatgttgaaaaataaatgtgctaggttttctaaaattgactccttctaccgtaggccatgaacttatcaatcaccccttgtataattAAAACTAAATGGATGTGAGACAACTGTGCATCACCATCTTATCGAGGTGACCTAGTTAGTACTTGCACAATTGGCAATTTACATGTGTATTCCAGATTCTATAGGGGGAACtgcaaaatatatattttgtCTATTTGCAATATTGGTAGCTTAAATAAAGATATGTTTACCCATCTTGAGATATGTTTCAAGACAAATTCTAAATGATGTACCTGTCTGGTACAAATCATATTGAACTGAAAACTGACATGCAAGGGGACAGAAATAATGAACAAATCAATTACACAAGATAAAACAGCAATACTTAACTATTAAAATCATTAGAAAAGCCTATGCTATGTAAATAAATTGACACCTGGAAGGCAGGTTATCGCTACTATGAAATGTGACAGTTCTGGGCATAAAGTTTAGGACTCCTGAACAAGTTCTGAACTTCTGCTCAACTGATCACCAGTCCTAGGCTAACTGCTTTCTGCAGTAGACAGTGAAAATCTGCAGGAAAATGTACATTTTTAAAGATTATCTAACACAATAATTGGAAAGtcagatttattttttttattcaattaattcaaaTATTAAGTAGCTTTTGAGGATCTTTGAATGTTTGTGAATGTGGGTGGGACTTTATTAGTTCTCAGAGCAATTCTTAGGGCAGGATTTCTACAGATTTGGTGTGATAAATGCAGTACCTCAACAATATGGTGCAGTCTGCTTTACTTCAGATGCCACAACAGTGGGTGCAGGTTCCAAAAGCAAATGAGCAACTAACTTGAAAGGTCCAATGGTCAGTGGAAGATCAGTGCCAATTTGTCTACTTTGGAATTCTTAATTTTATGTGCATACAAGACTAATTATGTcaaaattaaataatttaaaaaccttTTTGATTCATTTCTAAAGTAAAAGTGCTGTTTCACAACCTTATCTTTCTTTCTCAACCTTTATTTGGCTTTCCCTACACAGAGTTAAACCCAATTTATTATTCCTGCTTCAATTTACTCCATTTACATTCTGTCCATCTCAGAGCGGATTCTTCAATTTGATTGGCTGGAGATTGATCTTGACATGTTCACATGTTCCAGAAATATAGAGAGCACTCTCTAAGTAATTGCAAATTCAAAATCTCAGAAAAGGTTTGTGATGAATGGTTAAGGGCAGTGCCTCACCAGTGACCAGTAGTTAAAACTGAATAAAGCAAAGATACCATAAGCAAACATTTCTTACCTTAGCCACTTTTCCAGTATATCCTGGAAATGAAGATAAATGATAGCCCTGTTCTCGTAGCCGTCGTAACTGATCTTTCATAATCACAATGTTTCTAGAAGaaacatttaattttaaatttcaaaTTGCCCTGATTAACATTGTCAatgaataatatttttaaaagaaaaattacaCTTTTACATAGTATTTAATATAGCAATCTGGGGAGAAGCCTCTAAACAATATATTCTAATAGGCATCATACAGAAAGAGGCTGAAGAGCCACTGATGAATTCCCCACAGAGGCTAGCCGTAAATGATCAATTAGTACAATAACTTCCTTTCAAGCCTTTGCTACTGTGGAATAAATTCAGTGCAATATAAACTCAATGCCAACAGTAGCTAACTGAGGGCCTGCAAGAGTTTTATGCACTGGTGATTGCTATCTACAATTCAATAGGAACTTAGTAAAATCAGTAAGCATGTTTTCTTTAAAATCTGACAGGAAGACATTTtctacaaagaaaagattttttttggGTTTGATTGGGACAGGATATTTAAagaaatgtttctatgtttatttaaAAAGGCAAAAGTTTTTGCTTACCGGTCTTCTACATTGGTTGCATCACTATTTTTTGCATTTGCGGATAGCTCTGGCCACCATCGCTTAAGGACAGCCCATAGCCAGTTCAAACCAACAATCAAGTATCTGCGAAACATTTTGATTTATTGTTTGAAATATATTGGCAAAGATATTTACTATTATACATTTTAACAGATCATGAACCAATAAAGACCTTTTTCATAAAATTTGTGTGTTGTAATGATAGTCAAAAATACAGCTGCGTCTGAGCTTTACATTAGTCTGATACATGCAAACCAGATGAAGTTTGCTTCTGTGATCAATTGATTTGATATACTGTGGGTGTTGTATTATTCATTTCCCATGGCAAGAATGCACTTTGAGCTGATGTGGTTCAGGTACAAATATAGTTATAAACCCTACTGGATGATCTGGATAAGGAGATCAAAGATAGTCTGCATTATACATCTTTAATGCAGACTACCACCTACTGATCAAGCCCCACAAAGTAAATCTTCCTCACTACCTAACTCTTCAACAATGTGGAATTtctactgattcttgaactcATTATCCCTACAGACATTAGTCTGAACTTGATCCAGCCCATGAAATTCCTGGTGCACTATTTAACTAGACAGAAACTGACTGGAGTTGCCATAACGTATTCAAGAGCCTCAATACAAACTCAGATCCAGGTATTTCACCAGCCCAACAGATATCATGCAGCTGCTGTGCACACCATATTAGGTTCATGTACATTTCGTGAATAGAGGCAAGTGATTCAGTCTGGATTTATTAAAATAAGCAACTTAATTTGTAAAGAgttacaattaaaaataaaatggttaCAATTTAGCTACTGATGAGTAAACAGAAATGTCAGATCTAATTTCTTTCCAAAAACCCTTCCATTTGGGTACTGAAAAATATTGCCAAATAAATCAGTCAGCTTTGCAAACTATCTTTACAATGAATGTGAATTCTCCTCCTTGGTTTTCCAATCCCCAACTCAGAGACACAACACAAAAGCTGTTTTCTACAATTTTAAATATACTTACTCTTCAAACCTGCTTCTTAATAATTCTTGCACCAACGGTAATAGATCAACACAACAACCTATGGAGATGCTTTCTTTCTCTTCTTCCAAACTATAACCAAAAACAAGATTAAAAATCACTTGACTAAACCACAAGCATCTTGATGGTAAAAAATTAATTAAAGTATGTCAAATATTACCTCTTTGTAAGTACAGGCAGACAATCTGCAACAACAGCAGTGTCCTGTATTCTACAGGTAACAGAAAGATTCAATGTCAAATACAAAAGGATTGAAACACTAACTAAAATAGTATCAATATAAAAGGTGCACtatttcctacagttctgataTGCTAATTGTATACTGCATTCAGGCATTACAATGAAGATTTCTTGTGTTATTGTACATTTGTAATGGAGGGGAAACAGAACTCAATGTTAAAGATGAATAAGACATGGTGAATGACAATTACCTGACCAAATAAGCTACTAGCTCACTTGCACTTTTTTGCCAGAAAGTCAGAGCCACACTAAGTCTTAGGTTTCTACCAAATAGCACTTGTGTCATAGTAGCATGATCCTTGGAAATCTGTAATAGAGAATCAAACAGCAAGATTGACAAtttgacagaaaaaaaattaacttgtGCACAGAATCTATGTCCTGTGGAAATGACAATTTACATTAACCTTGAAGAAAGCCCCTCAGAAAGATTTAGCAATCCCTGTGTTCTCTTGTCTAACAACTTGCTAGAAATTGATTGAAGGGTATTAGATCAAGGGTAATTCCTGCTGACTTCCACTAGCCAATCAGATTGAAATACTCACACAGACAGCAAATCAAAAACATAACTTTAATTAACAATTCACAGAGcctaaatattaaaataaatgcttgaaaacaaataaatatcacaaacctttaaaataatgaattattttaaaattctggtttgcccaaaacgtcgactgtttacttttttccatagatgctgcctggcctactgagttcctccagctttttgactGCACGGattgtaaatattttaaattcaTATCAATTCAAAATGATTTCTCACTGTTCCACTGAAAACTCTGCAGTCCAGGATTAGGATAAAATCCCAAACCTTCAATTTCACAGATTAATGAAAATAAGGTTGAATTTCGCCCATTTGTACCATGACAGCTATTTGCTTATAGCTTACACTGCTTAGTTTACTTCATCCTTGTCTCTGTTCCATCttttaaaaatctgaaaacaGGTTGAAATTAGAGGAATGCTTGAGAATATTTTGAAGACCATTTTACTATTTCAATGGATTAATGTTTACTAATTTAATAAGGAACAGTAAATAACTAAATACTACTTAAGTCATTTATGTTTTGtttgcccacagatccctgaagttgcctcacaggtagatagggtagttaagaaagcttatggggtgttagctttcataagtcgagggatagagtttaagagtcgcgatgtaatgatgcagctctataaaactctggttaggccacacttggagtactgtgttcaattctggttgcctcactataggaaggatgtggaagcattggaaagggtacagagatttaccaggatgttgcctggtttagagagcatgcattatgatcagagattaagggagctagggctttactctttggagagaaggaggatgagaggaaacatgacagaggtatacaagatattaagagaaatagatagagtggacagccagcgcctcttccccagggcaccactgctcaatacaagaggacatggctttaaggtaaggggtgggaagttcaagggggatattcaaggaaggttttttactcagagagtggctggggcgtggaatgcattgcctgagtcagtggtggaggcagatacactagtgaaacttaagagactactagacaggtatatggaggaatttaaggtggggggttatatgggaggcagggtttaagggttggtacaacattgtgggccgaagggcctgtactgtgcagtactattctatgttctttacTTTGATCCATCCAATAACTTCCTCTGTTAATTAGCTCAGATTTAAAATAATTACTTATGCAATGCATATTGAATAGGGATTAACAAAAAACTCAAATTTAAAGGTAATACATGGAATAACTTTGGAATATTCTCCATACTATCACGTTGAACCACGACAGACCATACCATACGGATTTAGAAATAGGCATTTATAACAATTTAATGGACTGTTTCTAGGAAGTATTAAGCCCGAAGGCTGTAAAGTAAATAATGCTGACTTTACATGTAGGTGAAGCCAGTCAAAAGACACAAAGCCAATTCCAGAGttgtctgtcatttcatcatgctcCTAAGGTAATTAGAAGAAACACTAGTTAAGTAAATTAAATGAAGTTGTTATTGACAGCTGAAATTCAATGATAGCAAACGTGCTACTTGCTATTTCCTTGAATGCAAATAGGTATCAGGAAATAACAATATATGCAAAAATAGTCTGAAACCCAAATTTGCTGCTCCTGAAGATTTGCTCTGTAAGTGCAATGCACGATGTGACAAACAAGAAACAGCTAGGTCTGAACACTAGTTGATTTCAAGGTAGCTCACCTGAACACAAGACTAAGGTTTGATTAGTGCAATGTTCTGTGTGGTGTTGGTTTTGAGCAAGAATGAATAACTGATCATTGCCAGTGATCAGAGTTTAGAAATAATTGTGTGGATAATGACAAGAACAGACCAAGACTGGTTGCAATCATTACCACAACATTCTTGCCAACACCAATAACACTCAGTTCTCCCTCACTATCTTTTTTCAACTCCTTCAAAGAATGGTTTAACTATTCATTAAAAGGTGTTCTCTTTTAAAGCAAGTTCTCAATCACCTATACCAAAACCTAGTCATGTCTTAATATGAATTGTGTTAGACAAGATTACCCATTTCAAGTTGTTTATAATAAAGATGATGTACACATACTAAACCCTGTATGTGAGGAGTATGCCACTTAGTCCCTCAAGCCAGATGTACACATACTAAACCCTGTATGTGAGGAGTATGCCACTTAGTCCCTCAAGCCAGCTTCACTACTCAAAAAGAGAATAGATGATTTGACTGCAACTTTTAATTCTGCATTCCCATCAAACCCATGGAAATATTACAGCTTGGTTCTCATCAAGAATCTATTCCACTCTGCCTTCAAAGTATTCAAAGTCTCTGCTTACACCATCCTTTGATGAATGGAGTTCCAAATATTCTCAAACAGGGGTTAAAACATCTGCTTCACCTCCATCTTAACAGGGTGGACCCTCATTTTTAACTAGTGATCCTTACTCCTAACTTCTCCAACAGGAAACATGCTCTACACATATTGTAAAAAGCCTCTTGATCTTGTGTTTCAATCAAATCACAACTTGTTTTACCTTTCCTTGTAAGATAACCCACCCATTCCAGCTATCAAGCAAATCAACCTCCCCTGGCTTCCAGTGCATCCTGCCTAAATAAGGAATTACAGATGTAGTCCC containing:
- the katnbl1 gene encoding KATNB1-like protein 1 produces the protein MASRTQNVRQGVLFAVEDELIEDKQLGKRMHSDCDETMKKVKLSECKEATPKILRSSTEEVEETLPKTVKAVCSKKKTRHRVQRNVDIKKQRPSFWSCDMANKENEVLCSGTVPKVCNDNRNSQLNSGEFPASQTDGTSVTYADYFAQISKDHATMTQVLFGRNLRLSVALTFWQKSASELVAYLVRIQDTAVVADCLPVLTKSLEEEKESISIGCCVDLLPLVQELLRSRFEEYLIVGLNWLWAVLKRWWPELSANAKNSDATNVEDRNIVIMKDQLRRLREQGYHLSSFPGYTGKVAKNVGTYLEQLY